The genomic interval CGAAAACCTGTTCGAGAGCGAAATTTTCGGCCACGAAGCCAACGCCTTTACCGGCGCAGGTAAACGCCGAATCGGCAAGATCGAACACGCCAATGGCGGCACGCTGTTCCTCGACGAGGTCGAGAGCATGCCGATCAACCTGCAGATCAAACTGCTGCGGGTGTTGCAGGAGCGCACACTGGAGCGGCTGGGCTCGAACCAGAGCATCGCGGTGGATTGCCGGGTAATCGCCGCGACCAAGTCCGACCTCGATGCCATGGGGCAGAACGGGCAGTTTCGCAGTGACCTGTACTACCGGCTGAACGTGGTGACGCTGGAGCTCCCCCCCCTGCGTGAGCGCCGCGAAGACATCCTGCAGTTGTTCGAACACTTCCTGCAGCAATCGGCCCTGCGCTTCGACCGTGAAGCACCGACGCTGGACAGCCAGACCTTGTCGCGGTTGATGGCCCATGACTGGCCGGGCAACGTGCGTGAGCTGCGCAACGTTGCCGAGCGTCATGCGTTGGGCTTACCGGCCTTCAAGAAGGGCCCGAGTGGCGGCGCGAGCCAGGGCCTGGGCTTTTCCGAGGCGGTGGAGGCGTTTGAACGCAACCTGCTCAGCGATGCCTTGCAACGCACCGGCGGCAACCTCAGCCAGGCCAGCCAGGAGCTGGGCATGGCCAAGACCACGCTGTTCGACAAAGTGAAAAAGTACGGGCTGGGCTGAGAAACGGCGGCGCCTGCTTCGCGGGCAATGCCAATCTCACAGACCCGCAATATGCGTCACATCCTGCCGATGCGATTGCAGGTAAGGCAGCACCGCCCCCAGCAACGGCGCCTTGAACGGCTCCTGAAAGCGGTGCGCCAGCCCCGGTATCAAGCGCAGCTGGCTGCCCTGGATATGCGCCGCCAAGTGCACCCCATGCATCACCGGCAACAACGGGTCGGCCGTGCCATGCACCACCAGCGTCGGCACGCGCAGCTGGTTGAGCAACGCCACCCGGCTCGGTTCGGCCAGGATCGCCATGATCTGGCGCTTGGCGCCATCCGGGTTGAATGCCCGGTCATAGGCCACCGCCGCCTGCTGCAACAAGACGGCCCGATCATCACGCACCTGCGGGCTGCCCAGTGCCGCCAGCAAATCAGCCTGCTGCTCGATCGCTACCTCACGGTTGGGCGCACTGCGCCGGGCCAACAGCTGCACCAGGGCAGGGGCCGGCGCCGGCAGCCCTGCCGCGCCTGAGCTGGACATCACCAGTGTCAGGCTACGGACCCGCGCCGGCGCCATTGCCGCCAGGTGCTGGGCAATCATCCCGCCCATGCTGACACCCAGCACATGAAACTGGCGTATGCCCAATGAATCCATCAAGCGCAGCCCATCCCCCGCCATATCAGTGAGCGTATAGGGGGCGGAAACCGGCAGGCCGAGCTTGTAGCGCAGCAGCTCGACCGTCAGGTTGGCCGAGGGTGGCAGTTGGTTCCAGCGCGACAGGCCGACATCGCGGTTGTCGTAGCGTATGACCCGAAAACCCTGGCGGCACAGAGCCTCGACCACGTCGTCCGGCCAATGGATCAGTTGCCCGCCCAGGCCCATGACCAGCAGCAATGCAGGGTCTCGCGGCGCACCGACGCTTTGGTAAACCAGGCTCAAATCACCCAGTTCAGCCCGTTGTACCGCTACCTGCGTGTCACAGCGTTGGTCGGCGAAACTCGCCGGCACGCTGAAAAGGAAGAAGAGAAACAGCAGCAAAGCCCGCATGAAAGAAACACCAGAATGCAAATCCCCAGTAGAGCGCGAGTTTGATGAATTTCTGCCGGGCGCGCTGCCACAGTTCAGTGACAGTTTGATGACCCCCGCTGAGTGGTGTGGCCAACGGTCCAGTCGACAGCCTGGGCAACATGAGCGAAACTCAACTCAATTCTTTCCCTTTGGCATTCAACCCTCGGAGTCAGCAGTGCTGGAGATCCGCCACCTGAAAACCCTTCATGCCCTGCGCGAGGCCGACAGCCTGGTAGAGGCCGCCGAACGCCTGCACCTGACACAGTCGGCGCTGTCGCACCAGTTCAAAGAGCTGGAAGAGCGCCTGGGCTTGCCGCTGTTCGTGCGCAAGAGCAAACCGATCCGCTTCACCAGTGCCGGCCTGCGCTTGCTGCAACTGGCAGATGCCACCCTGCCGCTGCTGCGCGGCGCCGAGCGTGACATCGCGCGCTTGGCCGGTGGCACCGCCGGGCGCTTGCACATGGCCATCGAATGCCACAGCTGCTTCCAATGGCTGATGCCGACCATCGACCAGTTCCGCGATGCCTGGCCGGAAGTCGAGCTGGACCTGGCCTCGGGTTTCGCCTTCGCTCCCCTGCCCGCGCTGGCCCGTGGCGACCTGGACCTGGTGGTCACCTCCGACCCGCTGGACCTGGCCGGTATCACCTATGTGCCGCTGTTCACCTATGAAGCCATGCTCGCCGTGGCCAACCAGCACCCGCTGGCCAGCAAGCCTTACATGGTGCCGCAAGACCTGCTCGACCAGACCCTGATCACCTACCCGGTGGAACGCGATCGCCTGGATATCTTCACCCGCTTCCTGGAGCCGGCCGACATCGAGCCAGCCGCCGTGCGTACCTCGGAGCTGACGGTGATGATGATGCAATTGGTCGCAAGCGGCCGTGGCGTGTGCGGCATGCCGCACTGGGCACTGCACGAGTACAGCTCGCGGGGCTACGTGAAAGGCAAGCGCCTGGGTGAAAAGGGCCTGTTCGCCACACTTTATGCGGCGGTGCGCACCGACATGCTCGATGCGCCGTACATGCGCGATTTCTTGCTGACCGCCAAGGACACCTCGTTCGCTACCCTCGATGGGGTCAGCGCGGTACGCTGACGGCCTGGCGGTACAACGGCAGGATCAGGTCGCGGGTTAGCGGCGCCAGCTCAAGCGCAGGCGCCTGGTCCGCCGCCAGCCACACCACTTCTTCGATTTCCGCCGCCGGGGTCACGGCTTCGGCGCTGTCGACGCGAAACAGTTCGGCTTGCACCTGGTAGCCTGGCTCGTTGGCAGCCGGCGCGCTGAACTGGCCGAGGTGGATGGCCTGGGCGGGGTCGATGCGCAGGCCCAGTTCCTCATGCAGCTCACGCACCAGCGCCTCTACCGGCGGCTCACCCGCATCGATCTTGCCGCCGGGCTGCATGAAGGCCACGGTGCCGCGCTTGCGCACCAGCAAGGTGCGGCCCTGGGGGTCGATCAGCAGGGCGGCGGCGATGCGAAGGGTGTTGGGCATGGGATGGGCTCGCTGGAAAAGCCTGAGAGGATCCCATGGGGTTGATCGCCTGACAAGGTCGGTGCAGCCTGCCCTCACAGACGAACGGCCCCTTGCCAATCCGCCGCCCACCCGCCATAACCAACACATGAGCCTACCCGCCCAACAGCACCCGGTGCTGGCGCTGTTCCACCCCGCCGTCGGCACCTGGTTCCGTCGCCATTTCGCCACGGTCACCGACGCCCAGGCGCGTGCCTGGCCATTGATTCACGGCGGCCAGTCGATGCTGCTGGCCGCACCGACCGGCTCCGGCAAGACCTTGAGCGCCTTTCTGGCCGTGCTCGATGAACTGTTCTGCCAAGGCCTCCAACACGGCGGCGAACTGCCCGCGTGCACCCAAGTGGTGTATGTCTCGCCGCTCAAGGCGCTGTCCAACGATATTCGCCTGAACCTGCAAGCGCCGCTCGAAGGCATCAGCCAGGCGCTGGAAGACCAGGGCCTCAAGCCGCCCCGCATCAGCACCGCAGTGCGCACCGGCGATACACCGCAAAAAGAACGTGCAGCCATGCGCAAGCTGGCCCCGCATATCCTGGTGACCACGCCGGAATCACTCTATGTGCTGATGGGCTCGGCCTCGGGCCGCGCGGGCCTTGCCAGCGTGCACACAGTGATCGTCGATGAGATCCATGCCCTGGCCGGCAACAAACGGGGGGCACACTTGGCACTGACCCTGGAGCGCCTGCAGGCGCTGAGCGGGCGGCCGTTACGTCGTATTGGCCTGTCGGCCACCCAGCGGCCGGTGGAGCGCGTGGCGCAATTTCTGGTCGGCCATCAGCGCCCTTGCGCGATCGTCGACATCGGCCACGCCCGCCAGCGCGACCTGGCCCTCGAGGTGCCGCCCGTGCCCTTAGGCGCAGTCATGGCCACGGACGTGTGGAACCTGGTCTACGACCGCCTGGCAACCCTCGCCCGCGAGCACCGCACCACGCTGGTGTTCGTTAACACCCGGCGCCTGGCCGAACGCTTGACCCGTCACCTCAGCGACCGCCTGGGCAAGGACGCGGTGGCCGCTCACCACGGCAGCCTGGCCAAGGAACTGCGCCTGGATGCGGAACAGCGCCTGAAAACCGGCCAGTTGCAGGTGCTGGTGGCCACGGCGTCACTGGAGTTGGGCATCGACATCGGCGATGTCGACCTGGTCTGCCAGATCGCCTCACCGGGCTCGATCGCGGCCTTCTTGCAACGCGTTGGGCGCTCCGGGCACCAAGTCGAGGGCATCCCCAAAGGGCGCCTGTTCCCCACTTCGCGCGACGACTTGATCGAATGCATCGCCCTGCTGGACTGCGTGCGCCACGGGGAGCTCGACCAACTGCACATTCCCACTGCGCCCCTCGACGTGCTGGCCCAGCAGATTGTCGCCGAAACCAGTAATCAGCCCTGGCAGGAACAAGCGCTGTTCGACTGCCTGCGCCAGGCAACGCCTTACGCCGAACTCGACGTCAACCATTATCAGGCGCTGCTGCGCATGCTCGCCGAAGGCTATAACGGCCGCCAGGGCATCCGTAGCGCCTACCTGCACCGCGACGCGGTCAGCGGCACCTTGCGCGGCCGCCGCGGCAGCCAACTGACTGCGCTGACCAGTGGCGGGACCATCCCCGAAACCGCCGACTACGCGGTGCTACTCGAGCCGCAGGCACTGAACATTGGCAGCGTCAATGAAGACTTCGCCGTGGAAAGCATTGCCGGCGATATTTTCCAATTGGGCAACGCCTCCTACCGGATCTTGCGCGTCGAATCGGGCCGGGTGCGGGTAGAAGACGCCCACGGCCTGCCGCCGACCATCCCTTTCTGGCTGGGCGAAGCACCGGGGCGCAGTGACGAATTGTCCGCCGCGGTCGCTCGGCTGCAGGCACGCATTGATGAGCGACTGGGGTTGCCCGGCGCCGACAGTACCGCCGTGCAGGGCTGGCTGCAGCGCACCTTCGAGCTGGGCGAAGACAGCGCCAGCCAGTTGCTCGATTACCTGGGGCGCACCCGCGACGTGCTGGGCGCCCTGCCCTCGCAACAGACGCTGATCATGGAGCGCTTCTTCGATGAGTCCGGCGGTACCCAGCTGATCATCCACTCGCCCTACGGCAGCCGCATCAACCGTGCCTGGGGCCTGGCCCTGCGCAAGCGCTTT from Pseudomonas kermanshahensis carries:
- a CDS encoding alpha/beta fold hydrolase — protein: MRALLLFLFFLFSVPASFADQRCDTQVAVQRAELGDLSLVYQSVGAPRDPALLLVMGLGGQLIHWPDDVVEALCRQGFRVIRYDNRDVGLSRWNQLPPSANLTVELLRYKLGLPVSAPYTLTDMAGDGLRLMDSLGIRQFHVLGVSMGGMIAQHLAAMAPARVRSLTLVMSSSGAAGLPAPAPALVQLLARRSAPNREVAIEQQADLLAALGSPQVRDDRAVLLQQAAVAYDRAFNPDGAKRQIMAILAEPSRVALLNQLRVPTLVVHGTADPLLPVMHGVHLAAHIQGSQLRLIPGLAHRFQEPFKAPLLGAVLPYLQSHRQDVTHIAGL
- a CDS encoding NUDIX hydrolase, coding for MPNTLRIAAALLIDPQGRTLLVRKRGTVAFMQPGGKIDAGEPPVEALVRELHEELGLRIDPAQAIHLGQFSAPAANEPGYQVQAELFRVDSAEAVTPAAEIEEVVWLAADQAPALELAPLTRDLILPLYRQAVSVPR
- the metR gene encoding transcriptional regulator MetR, producing the protein MLEIRHLKTLHALREADSLVEAAERLHLTQSALSHQFKELEERLGLPLFVRKSKPIRFTSAGLRLLQLADATLPLLRGAERDIARLAGGTAGRLHMAIECHSCFQWLMPTIDQFRDAWPEVELDLASGFAFAPLPALARGDLDLVVTSDPLDLAGITYVPLFTYEAMLAVANQHPLASKPYMVPQDLLDQTLITYPVERDRLDIFTRFLEPADIEPAAVRTSELTVMMMQLVASGRGVCGMPHWALHEYSSRGYVKGKRLGEKGLFATLYAAVRTDMLDAPYMRDFLLTAKDTSFATLDGVSAVR
- a CDS encoding sigma-54-dependent transcriptional regulator; translated protein: MNQAPLTVLIVEDDPHVLLGCQQALALEDIACEGVGSAEQALERIGDDFAGIVVSDIRLPGIDGLELLNRLKARDRSLPVVLITGHGDIDMAVGAMRNGAYDFMEKPFSPERLVDVVRRALEQRGLSREVVALRRQLAEQSSLEGRIIGRSPAMEHLRELIANVADTSANVLIEGETGTGKELVARCLHDFSRRQGQPFVALNCGGLPENLFESEIFGHEANAFTGAGKRRIGKIEHANGGTLFLDEVESMPINLQIKLLRVLQERTLERLGSNQSIAVDCRVIAATKSDLDAMGQNGQFRSDLYYRLNVVTLELPPLRERREDILQLFEHFLQQSALRFDREAPTLDSQTLSRLMAHDWPGNVRELRNVAERHALGLPAFKKGPSGGASQGLGFSEAVEAFERNLLSDALQRTGGNLSQASQELGMAKTTLFDKVKKYGLG